In Sphaerospermopsis torques-reginae ITEP-024, the genomic window GGTTGATATAGCCGCCTCAATATTTATACTGTTATTCGCTCATCTTGATCCCCGCTTGCATTGGGTCAAAGTTGCGGGGAAAATGGGTGTTATGGTCACAGTCAGCATTCTCTAAATGGGTTCCCTGCAAGTCAGCTTGACGTAGATTCGCAGAAAACAACATTGCACCCCGCAAATCTGCATTCTGTAAATTAGCTTGACTCAAATCAGCGTAGCTAAGATCACAACCGCGCAAATTAGCACCGCTGAGGTTGGCTGTACTTAAATCAGCATAGCTGAGGTCAGATCCTTTTAAATCAACATCTTGTAGATTAGCATCACTTAATTCTGCTCTTTCAAAATCTCGTTTCCCCACTGCGTATTCTTTTACAAGAGTAGCAGCACTATTAATTGGCTGTTGAAAATTGATTTCAGGCATAAAACAGCCTCACGATTTATGTAAAATTTTTTAACTGTCTTTATTCAGTTACCGCAATTGATTATACAACCAATAATCTATAAATCACATTTATTATTAACATAAGTTTGCGTTTGTTTTCGTGGAGTTTCTTCACAAATTCCTCAAGTTTTGATGCTATTTTAAAAAAATTAATCTGTTGTTAACGAGATCAAAATTTTCCTTGGTATGAAGAACCATTTGTATTAAGAACTTTTAATTTTCGTATAATTTCTTATGTGGTCAGGTTTAGATATTAGATAGGTGTGGGAAGATTAAAGACAATTAAAAAAATAATCATAATATAGGATCAGCTTTTATGACACTAACTGAAAAATTCTCAAGTTATGCAGCTTTGAAACAAGGAGAGAAACTACAGAAATGGGAGTATGAACCCGCAGAATTAGGTCGTCAAGATATTGAAATTGAAGTGACTCATAATGGTTTGTGTCACACCGATATTCACATGAGAGATAATGAATGGAATGTGAGTACATTTCCCTTAGTTGCTGGACATGAAGTGGTGGGAAAAGTAACAAAAATCGGAGAAGATGTGACTTCATTAAAAATAGGCGATCGCGTTGGTTTTGGTTGGATTCGTAACTCTTGCAGAACTTGTGACGCTTGTTTACGAGGAGAAGAAAATGTTTTTTCCTAAGATATATGGTAAGATGATTAATAGAAATTCAATATTAAAAAGGAGAAGTTAGTGAAATCACAATTAGATAACCAACAATCTAATAAACCGTTGAATCTTTATGAACGAGATTTTCAATTGTGGATTGAACAAACAATTAGCTCCTTGGAAACAAAACAATTTAACTCATTAGATATTGAACATTTAATTGAGGAGCTTAAAGAATTGGGTAAATCAGAAAAAAGAGCATTAGAAAGTAACTTAATGGTTTTATTAGCACATCTACTAAAACTGATGGTTCAACATGATGCTCCTGATTCCATGAAACAAAGTTGGTATCGTTCAATTATTGAACATCGTCAACGAGTGATCATCGCTATTAAAAATACTCCTTCGTTAAAATCTTATTTAGAAACCGCCTTAGAGATAGCTTATCCTGATGGGCGTAATTTAGCTATTCAAGAAGGGAAAAAAGCGTTTTTTGGTGTGCGTATTCCTCAAGAAAATGAATATCCAAATATTTGTCCTTTCTCTCTGGAACAAATATTAGATCAGGACTTTTTCGATTTTCCTAGTTAATAGTGATTAATAATGAAAAAAGTAATAGTGATTGGTTACGGTAATGAATTACGCAGTGATGATGGAGTGGGAAAAAAAATAGCTGATACTATTGATTCCTGGAATTTATCAAATGTAAAATCCCTAGCAGTTCATCAACTCACACCAGAATTAGCGGATGAATTGGCCAATGTCAATTTATCAATTTTTGTTGATGCTACGATTAATGAAAATATGGTAGTAGCACCTTTATCATTAACAAATGATCATTATCATAGTATAGGACATTTTGCAGATCCGCGATCGCTCCTAGCTTTAACTGAATTTCTCTATGGTAAATCTCCTATAGCTTGGTTAGTTACAGTACCAGGACAAAATTTTGAATTAGGCGATCGCATTTCACTAAAAGCAGAAAAAGGTATTACCACTGCACTTTCAAAAATCATGCAAATTCTTGAACAAAATAACAATTTAGGGATCACATCAGAATGAATTTTTATCTCCATCTCCCTATCTTTACTGTCACCTGTCACCTGTCACTTATTGAAAGGAGTAATTAATTATGCAAGCATCTATCAAACCAACCGCAGACAAAGCTTACGACATCTTACAAACTGAGAGACTAAACCCCTTAGACGCGATTTTTGCACCTCAAACCGTTGCTGTTATTGGTGCTAGTGAAAAACCTGGAAGTGTGGGTAGAACTTTACTTTGGAATTTAATTACTAACCCCTTTAATGGAACAGTTTTTCCTATCAATCCTAAACGCAATAGTGTATTAGGAATTAAAGCTTATCCTACTATTTTTGATGTTCCTGAAAAAATAGATTTAGCGGTAATTGCCACCCCAGCACCTACAGTACCACAAATTATTAATGATTGTGTCAAAGCCG contains:
- a CDS encoding DUF29 domain-containing protein, which encodes MKSQLDNQQSNKPLNLYERDFQLWIEQTISSLETKQFNSLDIEHLIEELKELGKSEKRALESNLMVLLAHLLKLMVQHDAPDSMKQSWYRSIIEHRQRVIIAIKNTPSLKSYLETALEIAYPDGRNLAIQEGKKAFFGVRIPQENEYPNICPFSLEQILDQDFFDFPS
- a CDS encoding alcohol dehydrogenase catalytic domain-containing protein, producing the protein MTLTEKFSSYAALKQGEKLQKWEYEPAELGRQDIEIEVTHNGLCHTDIHMRDNEWNVSTFPLVAGHEVVGKVTKIGEDVTSLKIGDRVGFGWIRNSCRTCDACLRGEENVFS
- a CDS encoding pentapeptide repeat-containing protein, with amino-acid sequence MPEINFQQPINSAATLVKEYAVGKRDFERAELSDANLQDVDLKGSDLSYADLSTANLSGANLRGCDLSYADLSQANLQNADLRGAMLFSANLRQADLQGTHLENADCDHNTHFPRNFDPMQAGIKMSE
- a CDS encoding hydrogenase maturation protease, whose protein sequence is MMKKVIVIGYGNELRSDDGVGKKIADTIDSWNLSNVKSLAVHQLTPELADELANVNLSIFVDATINENMVVAPLSLTNDHYHSIGHFADPRSLLALTEFLYGKSPIAWLVTVPGQNFELGDRISLKAEKGITTALSKIMQILEQNNNLGITSE